The proteins below are encoded in one region of Scatophagus argus isolate fScaArg1 chromosome 24, fScaArg1.pri, whole genome shotgun sequence:
- the LOC124055661 gene encoding retinol dehydrogenase 7-like isoform X1 encodes MSCICAMYLYFLGLVVFYYLYRWVRELPRVPDKGNKYVYITGCDSGFGNLLARYLDKQGFRVIATCFTEKGEEDLKKSCSSNLITTHLDVRSKDSVAKVAAMIKDKVGERGLWALVNNAGVSVPTAPCDWLTIDDYKSMLDVNLNGVISVTLSVLPLIKKAQGRVVNVASVFGRISVTGGPYTISKYGVEAFNDSLRLNMAPFGVKVLCIEPGFFKTNVTDATILSKNVKMLWDRMPQEVRDDYGTEYLQKALAVITDKVAKMSDGDLMKVVRCMEHAVSAVRPRTRYSPGWDAKLFWLPLSYMPTCISDYIMSKEAIPLAKQKQ; translated from the exons ATGAGCTGTATTTGTG ccatgtacttgtactttttgGGGCTGGTGGTTTTCTACTACCTGTACCGCTGGGTCAGGGAACTACCCAGGGTCCCAGACAAGGGCAACAAGTATGTATACATCACAGGCTGTGACTCTGGCTTTGGCAACCTCCTTGCCCGGTATCTGGACAAACAGGGGTTTCGAGTGATTGCCACATGTTtcacagagaaaggagaggaggattTGAAGAAATCCTGCTCCAGCAACCTGATCACAACACACCTAGATGTTAGGTCAAAGGACAGTGTTGCCAAAGTTGCAGCGATGATCAAGGACAAAGTGGGGGAACGTG GCTTATGGGCTCTAGTGAACAATGCCGGTGTGTCTGTTCCCACTGCTCCGTGTGATTGGCTGACCATTGATGACTACAAGTCTATGCTGGATGTTAACCTCAATGGGGTGATTTCGGTGACCCTGAGCGTCCTGCCTCTCATTaagaaagcacagggaaggGTGGTCAATGTAGCCAGTGTTTTTGGGAGGATCAGTGTTACAGGAGGCCCGTACACGATCTCTAAATATGGTGTGGAGGCTTTCAATGACAGTCTCAG GTTGAATATGGCACCTTTTGGAGTCAAAGTCCTCTGCATTGAGCCAGGCTTCTTCAAAACGAACGTGACGGACGCCACTATCCTGAGCAAAAATGTCAAGATGCTGTGGGACAGAATGCCCCAGGAGGTCAGAGATGACTATGGCACTGAATATCTTCAAAAGG CGTTAGCAGTGATAACCGACAAAGTTGCAAAGATGAGTGATGGAGATCTGATGAAGGTGGTCAGGTGTATGGAGCACGCTGTGTCCGCTGTCCGGCCCCGCACCCGCTACTCTCCAGGCTGGGACGCCAAGCTTTTCTGGTTGCCACTGTCATACATGCCAACCTGTATCAGTGATTACATCATGAGCAAGGAAGCCATTCCTCTTGCCAAACAGAAGCAATAA
- the LOC124055661 gene encoding retinol dehydrogenase 7-like isoform X2, with product MYLYFLGLVVFYYLYRWVRELPRVPDKGNKYVYITGCDSGFGNLLARYLDKQGFRVIATCFTEKGEEDLKKSCSSNLITTHLDVRSKDSVAKVAAMIKDKVGERGLWALVNNAGVSVPTAPCDWLTIDDYKSMLDVNLNGVISVTLSVLPLIKKAQGRVVNVASVFGRISVTGGPYTISKYGVEAFNDSLRLNMAPFGVKVLCIEPGFFKTNVTDATILSKNVKMLWDRMPQEVRDDYGTEYLQKALAVITDKVAKMSDGDLMKVVRCMEHAVSAVRPRTRYSPGWDAKLFWLPLSYMPTCISDYIMSKEAIPLAKQKQ from the exons atgtacttgtactttttgGGGCTGGTGGTTTTCTACTACCTGTACCGCTGGGTCAGGGAACTACCCAGGGTCCCAGACAAGGGCAACAAGTATGTATACATCACAGGCTGTGACTCTGGCTTTGGCAACCTCCTTGCCCGGTATCTGGACAAACAGGGGTTTCGAGTGATTGCCACATGTTtcacagagaaaggagaggaggattTGAAGAAATCCTGCTCCAGCAACCTGATCACAACACACCTAGATGTTAGGTCAAAGGACAGTGTTGCCAAAGTTGCAGCGATGATCAAGGACAAAGTGGGGGAACGTG GCTTATGGGCTCTAGTGAACAATGCCGGTGTGTCTGTTCCCACTGCTCCGTGTGATTGGCTGACCATTGATGACTACAAGTCTATGCTGGATGTTAACCTCAATGGGGTGATTTCGGTGACCCTGAGCGTCCTGCCTCTCATTaagaaagcacagggaaggGTGGTCAATGTAGCCAGTGTTTTTGGGAGGATCAGTGTTACAGGAGGCCCGTACACGATCTCTAAATATGGTGTGGAGGCTTTCAATGACAGTCTCAG GTTGAATATGGCACCTTTTGGAGTCAAAGTCCTCTGCATTGAGCCAGGCTTCTTCAAAACGAACGTGACGGACGCCACTATCCTGAGCAAAAATGTCAAGATGCTGTGGGACAGAATGCCCCAGGAGGTCAGAGATGACTATGGCACTGAATATCTTCAAAAGG CGTTAGCAGTGATAACCGACAAAGTTGCAAAGATGAGTGATGGAGATCTGATGAAGGTGGTCAGGTGTATGGAGCACGCTGTGTCCGCTGTCCGGCCCCGCACCCGCTACTCTCCAGGCTGGGACGCCAAGCTTTTCTGGTTGCCACTGTCATACATGCCAACCTGTATCAGTGATTACATCATGAGCAAGGAAGCCATTCCTCTTGCCAAACAGAAGCAATAA
- the LOC124055658 gene encoding ATP synthase subunit beta, mitochondrial has protein sequence MLGAVGRCCTGALQALKPGVQPLKALVGSPAVLSRRDYVAPAAASAAATGRIVAVIGAVVDVQFDEGLPPILNALEVAGRDSRLVLEVAQHLGENTVRTIAMDGTEGLVRGQKVLDTGAPIRIPVGPETLGRIMNVIGEPIDERGPISTKQTAPIHAEAPEFTDMSVEQEILVTGIKVVDLLAPYAKGGKIGLFGGAGVGKTVLIMELINNVAKAHGGYSVFAGVGERTREGNDLYHEMIESGVINLKDTTSKVALVYGQMNEPPGARARVALTGLTVAEYFRDQEGQDVLLFIDNIFRFTQAGSEVSALLGRIPSAVGYQPTLATDMGTMQERITTTKKGSITSVQAIYVPADDLTDPAPATTFAHLDATTVLSRAIAELGIYPAVDPLDSTSRIMDPNIVGAEHYDVARGVQKILQDYKSLQDIIAILGMDELSEEDKLTVARARKIQRFLSQPFQVAEVFTGHLGKLVPLKETIKGFKSILGGEYDALPEQAFYMVGPIEEVVQKAEKLAEEHS, from the exons ATGTTGGGAGCTGTGGGACGCTGCTGCACCGGGGCTCTGCAGGCTCTCAAGCCTGGGGTCCAGCCCCTAAAGGCTCTCGTTGGATCCCCAGCCGTCCTTTCGC GAAGAGACTATGTCGCACCTGCTGCCGCGTCCGCCGCCGCCACCGGGCGCATTGTGGCTGTCATCGGTGCCGTCGTCGACGTCCAGTTTGATGAGGGCCTTCCTCCCATCCTCAACGCCCTGGAAGTCGCTGGCCGTGACTCCAGGCTAGTCCTGGAAGTGGCACAGCACCTTG ggGAGAACACAGTGCGTACCATTGCTATGGATGGTACTGAAGGTCTGGTCCGTGGACAGAAAGTTCTGGACACCGGTGCCCCCATCAGAATCCCAGTGGGTCCCGAGACCCTGGGCAGGATTATGAATGTCATTGGTGAGCCCATCGACGAGAGGGGTCCCATCTCCACCAAGCA GACTGCACCCATCCATGCGGAGGCACCTGAATTCACTGACATGAGTGTGGAGCAGGAGATTCTGGTGACTGGCATTAAGGTTGTGGACCTGCTTGCCCCCTATGCCAAGGGAGGAAAGATTG GTCTGTTTGGTGGTGCTGGAGTAGGCAAGACTGTATTGATCATGGAGCTGATCAACAATGTGGCTAAGGCCCATGGTGGTTACTCTGTGTTTGCCGGTGTGGGAGAGCGTACACGTGAGGGAAATGATTTGTACCATGAAATGATTGAGTCTGGCGTCATCAACCTGAAGGACACCACCTCCAAG GTGGCGCTGGTGTACGGTCAGATGAACGAGCCCCCCGGTGCCCGTGCCAGAGTGGCTCTGACTGGGCTGACTGTTGCAGAGTACTTCCGTGACCAGGAGGGTCAGGATGTGCTGCTCTTCATCGACAACATCTTCCGCTTCACACAGGCTGGCTCTGAG GTGTCTGCCCTGCTGGGTCGTATTCCCTCTGCTGTGGGGTACCAGCCCACTCTGGCCACTGACATGGGTACCATGCAGGAGAGAATCACCACCACCAAGAAGGGTTCAATTACATCTGTGCAG GCTATCTATGTGCCCGCTGACGATTTGACTGACCCTGCCCCCGCCACCACCTTTGCTCACTTGGATGCCACCACTGTGTTGTCCCGTGCCATCGCTGAGCTGGGTATCTACCCCGCTGTCGACCCCCTGGACTCAACTTCCCGTATCATGGACCCCAACATTGTCGGAGCTGAGCACTACGATGTTGCCCGTGGTGTACAGAAAATCCTTCAG gACTACAAATCCCTGCAGGATATCATTGCCATTCTGGGTATGGATGAGCTGTCTGAGGAGGACAAACTGACTGTGGCCCGTGCCCGCAAGATCCAGCGTTTCCTGTCCCAGCCCTTCCAGGTGGCTGAGGTCTTCACTGGCCATTTGGGAAAGCTGGTGCCCCTCAAGGAAACCATCAAGGGCTTCAAGAGCATCCTTGGTG GTGAGTACGATGCTCTGCCAGAGCAGGCCTTCTACATGGTCGGCCCCATCGAGGAAGTCGTTCAGAAGGCCGAGAAGCTGGCTGAGGAGCACTCATAA